A DNA window from uncultured Methanoregula sp. contains the following coding sequences:
- a CDS encoding GNAT family N-acetyltransferase has protein sequence MPTISAPAEVDEYNEDKTLLTLYALAGEESGGFVTFRPGFIGRIGKAIFSESKAMPSARIYEAVEVRELTPAEMVRAEKELWIHYHQQKADREHDRLFAVFVGTRIIGVARCARHEDGLEVDAVYVLDEYRLRGFARSVMSLLIEECGRNETLFMHSKLELMDFYGSFGFYAIPEEDLPKTIRDRFGFAMGNLKGIDVCPMRRKPGSHSQAQAELSRKKVEA, from the coding sequence ATGCCAACCATCTCCGCACCTGCTGAAGTGGATGAATATAACGAGGACAAGACGCTTCTCACCCTCTACGCCCTGGCCGGCGAGGAGAGCGGCGGCTTTGTCACGTTCCGGCCCGGTTTTATCGGCAGGATCGGAAAAGCCATCTTCTCGGAAAGCAAGGCAATGCCATCGGCCCGGATCTACGAGGCGGTCGAAGTCCGGGAACTGACGCCGGCCGAGATGGTCCGGGCCGAGAAAGAACTCTGGATCCACTACCATCAGCAGAAAGCCGACCGGGAGCACGACCGGCTCTTTGCGGTCTTTGTCGGAACACGGATCATCGGCGTTGCCCGCTGCGCCAGGCACGAGGACGGCCTGGAGGTGGACGCCGTGTACGTGCTCGACGAGTACCGGCTCAGGGGTTTTGCCCGCTCGGTCATGTCCCTTTTGATCGAGGAGTGCGGCAGGAACGAGACCCTTTTCATGCATTCCAAACTCGAGCTCATGGACTTCTATGGCAGTTTCGGTTTCTATGCGATTCCTGAGGAAGACCTCCCCAAAACAATCCGGGACCGGTTCGGGTTTGCCATGGGCAATCTCAAGGGAATCGATGTCTGCCCCATGCGCCGAAAGCCCGGTTCGCACTCCCAGGCCCAGGCAGAACTCAGCCGGAAAAAAGTCGAGGCATAG
- a CDS encoding cation transporter, with translation MNMNRPALEGREDSLHAAEKERESALFINLLAASAPAIPKLAAAVLSGSVTLYASALKTINEAVGVLVSWMIARKIARGDPGIYDYGMGKYENIARIITGSVMLISFVILIFAASYRILVPAPLGSGGVQAGIVIVIIMAAVDSFLSIRSYRIAMREASPLMDSQWRLFRLKAVANIVVLATLVLAILCAGLPWAVYIDPVASFFVIGLLLFSGIRLIVSSLPDLLDRTLEEELQLVVVKELADHFHNYEQLHGVKSRRSGGSVHVDIFLEFRGDLPMCEVQELIDCMQLSLESKIPKSTVNIITTSGKCRGGRL, from the coding sequence ATGAACATGAACCGGCCGGCGCTGGAAGGCAGGGAAGACTCCCTCCATGCTGCAGAAAAGGAACGCGAATCAGCCCTGTTCATTAACCTTCTTGCAGCAAGTGCTCCCGCCATACCCAAGCTCGCCGCAGCGGTCCTCTCCGGTTCGGTGACTCTCTATGCATCGGCCCTCAAGACCATAAACGAGGCTGTCGGTGTCCTCGTCTCATGGATGATCGCACGGAAGATTGCGCGGGGCGATCCCGGCATCTATGATTACGGGATGGGAAAATACGAGAACATTGCCCGGATCATCACCGGCAGCGTCATGCTCATATCCTTTGTCATCCTGATCTTTGCCGCCTCCTACCGGATCCTTGTTCCGGCACCACTCGGCAGCGGGGGAGTCCAGGCGGGCATTGTCATTGTCATCATCATGGCGGCAGTCGACAGTTTCCTCTCGATTCGCAGTTACCGGATTGCCATGCGGGAAGCCTCCCCCCTTATGGATTCCCAGTGGCGCCTCTTCCGCTTAAAGGCCGTTGCAAATATCGTAGTGCTCGCAACTCTGGTCCTCGCGATACTTTGCGCAGGTCTGCCGTGGGCCGTGTATATCGATCCGGTTGCCTCATTCTTTGTCATAGGGCTCCTTCTCTTCTCCGGCATCCGGCTGATCGTATCATCGCTCCCGGATCTGCTTGACCGGACTCTTGAGGAAGAACTCCAGCTCGTGGTGGTGAAGGAACTGGCAGACCATTTTCACAACTACGAGCAGCTCCACGGGGTGAAATCGAGGCGGAGCGGGGGAAGCGTACATGTTGATATCTTCCTTGAATTCAGAGGGGATCTGCCGATGTGCGAGGTGCAGGAGCTCATCGACTGCATGCAACTCTCCCTGGAATCAAAAATACCAAAAAGCACCGTGAATATCATCACAACAAGCGGCAAATGCAGGGGGGGCAGGCTCTGA
- a CDS encoding PAS domain S-box protein: protein MAGNAGEEETIRILRFLKENPLGMSIKEISAAVSMSRNSVAKYLDVLTVSGQLELRVVGNAKLYSLSRRVPVGSIIHQAQELIIVLDNDLRVVQASDSFCRFARQLPIKVQGSRLSSLPFPLLSPDEERDLQVLLHGGPSLRKEIRAVRDGNEVFFSGKFIPALLENGVAGVTLILEDITERRQAERATKERDRLLRTIFHIPAAPQFYLDRNQKVVYWDRALEIMTGIKSEEIVGTRDHWKAFYAIERPCLADLVIEGNREKIVRFFPEIQAGIPDAEGRYEYTGFFESLGSAGKWLHITAMPVRDPAGNLTGAMETVEDVTEKKEREFVIQQG from the coding sequence ATGGCTGGAAATGCGGGTGAAGAAGAGACAATACGGATTTTAAGGTTTCTGAAGGAGAACCCCCTGGGCATGAGTATCAAGGAGATCTCGGCTGCGGTCTCCATGAGCCGGAATTCTGTTGCAAAGTACCTCGATGTGCTCACGGTCTCGGGCCAGCTCGAACTCCGGGTTGTGGGGAATGCGAAACTCTATTCGCTCTCCCGCAGGGTTCCGGTTGGAAGCATCATCCACCAGGCGCAGGAACTCATCATAGTCCTCGACAATGACCTGCGGGTTGTCCAGGCAAGCGACTCGTTCTGCCGGTTCGCCCGGCAGCTCCCGATAAAAGTCCAGGGCTCCCGCTTAAGCTCGCTCCCGTTCCCGCTCCTTTCTCCCGATGAAGAACGTGACCTTCAGGTTCTCCTCCACGGAGGTCCATCCTTAAGAAAAGAGATCCGGGCAGTCCGCGATGGAAATGAAGTTTTCTTCTCCGGCAAATTTATTCCCGCCCTGCTCGAGAACGGCGTAGCCGGCGTAACTCTTATCCTCGAAGACATCACCGAACGCCGGCAGGCCGAGCGTGCGACAAAAGAGCGTGACCGGCTCCTCAGGACGATCTTCCATATCCCGGCGGCTCCCCAGTTTTACCTTGATCGCAACCAGAAAGTCGTGTACTGGGACCGGGCCCTTGAGATCATGACCGGCATCAAGTCCGAAGAGATTGTAGGGACCCGCGACCACTGGAAAGCCTTTTACGCGATTGAAAGGCCCTGCCTTGCCGATCTGGTCATTGAGGGGAACCGGGAGAAGATTGTCAGATTCTTCCCGGAGATCCAGGCCGGGATCCCCGATGCCGAAGGCAGGTACGAGTATACCGGTTTCTTTGAGAGTCTGGGCAGTGCAGGAAAATGGCTGCACATAACCGCCATGCCCGTCCGGGACCCCGCGGGGAACCTGACCGGCGCCATGGAGACGGTCGAGGATGTCACGGAGAAGAAAGAGCGCGAGTTTGTCATCCAGCAGGGATGA
- a CDS encoding DUF4013 domain-containing protein encodes MDFGKLVGESFGYAKEGLVGKWVKWILLLIATILLTLPLMGYTLRIYRGEKPAPEVENWVTLFIDGIKYLVICIIYAIPLFIVAFLTLVPVIMEVIAAGADTAAVNQIVIGALGTFMLGLLVFIILAIIIGIISSIGIIRFARTGSMGEAFNFGAITATIGKIGWINYIIALIIMGIIICIIELICSLIPVVGTIILFIVLPFITIWEARYLCMIYESAESA; translated from the coding sequence ATGGATTTTGGAAAATTAGTTGGTGAATCCTTTGGCTATGCAAAGGAAGGTCTTGTTGGAAAATGGGTGAAATGGATCCTGCTCCTGATAGCAACGATCCTCCTGACGCTTCCCCTCATGGGCTACACCCTGCGGATCTACCGCGGTGAAAAACCCGCACCCGAGGTCGAGAACTGGGTGACGCTCTTCATTGACGGTATAAAGTATCTGGTCATCTGCATCATTTACGCGATCCCCTTATTCATCGTCGCGTTCCTGACGCTTGTCCCGGTTATCATGGAAGTTATTGCAGCCGGGGCCGACACGGCAGCGGTCAATCAGATCGTGATAGGAGCTCTTGGCACATTCATGCTGGGCCTGCTCGTCTTCATCATCCTTGCCATCATCATCGGGATCATCTCCTCGATCGGTATCATCCGCTTTGCCCGCACGGGCAGCATGGGAGAGGCCTTCAACTTTGGCGCGATTACGGCAACCATTGGCAAGATCGGGTGGATCAACTATATCATTGCCCTGATCATCATGGGGATCATCATCTGCATCATTGAGCTCATCTGCTCGCTCATCCCCGTTGTCGGGACAATCATTCTCTTCATCGTGCTCCCGTTCATCACCATCTGGGAAGCCCGCTACCTCTGCATGATCTACGAGAGTGCAGAATCTGCATAA
- a CDS encoding carbonic anhydrase: protein MIDKLLLGNLRFRETDFTPNIDYYKELAGSQHPTTLWIACSDSRLQSGHITQARAGELFIQRNIGNIVPVHDWNFATVLEYAVVHLKVQDIVICGHSNCGAIRALDKESTDSYIPLWLNNAREAKTRVDAKISPPETVLGKEERYKLIEQENVRLQIEHLHTYPLLKKAVDEKRVEVHGLYYDLGTGILARVT, encoded by the coding sequence TTGATTGATAAGCTCTTATTAGGGAACCTGAGGTTTCGGGAGACCGATTTTACCCCGAACATTGATTACTACAAAGAACTGGCAGGAAGCCAGCACCCGACCACGCTCTGGATAGCTTGTTCTGATTCCCGGCTCCAGTCCGGGCACATCACTCAGGCAAGGGCCGGCGAACTCTTCATCCAGCGCAATATCGGCAACATCGTCCCTGTCCATGACTGGAACTTCGCAACCGTTCTTGAATATGCGGTCGTGCACCTGAAAGTACAGGACATTGTCATCTGCGGCCATTCGAACTGTGGGGCGATACGAGCGCTCGACAAGGAGAGCACGGACTCGTACATCCCGCTCTGGCTCAACAATGCCCGCGAGGCCAAGACCCGGGTGGATGCAAAGATCAGCCCCCCTGAGACCGTACTTGGGAAGGAGGAGCGGTACAAACTGATCGAGCAGGAGAATGTGCGGCTGCAGATCGAGCATCTGCACACCTATCCGCTCCTGAAGAAAGCCGTTGATGAGAAGAGAGTGGAAGTTCACGGGCTCTATTACGATCTCGGTACCGGGATACTGGCCCGGGTTACCTGA